A region from the Gallus gallus isolate bGalGal1 chromosome 25, bGalGal1.mat.broiler.GRCg7b, whole genome shotgun sequence genome encodes:
- the LOC100858797 gene encoding feather keratin 1-like: MSCFDLCRPCGPTPLANSCNEPCVRQCQDSRVVIEPSPVVVTLPGPILSSFPQNTAVGSSTSAAVGSILSEEGVPISSGGFGLSGLGGRFSGRRCLPY; this comes from the coding sequence ATGTCCTGCTTCGATCTGTGCCGTCCCTGTGGCCCGACCCCActggccaacagctgcaacgagccctGTGTGCGTCAGTGCCAGGACTCCCGGGTGGTGATTGAACCATCTCCTGtggtggtgaccctgcctggacccatcctcagctccttcccccagaacactgctgtgggctccagcacctctgctgctgttggaagCATCCTGAGTGAGGAGGGAGTGCCCATCTCCTCCGGTGGCTTTGGCCTCTCTGGCCTGGGTGGCCGCTTCTCTGGCAGGAGGTGCCTGCCCTACTAA
- the LOC395095 gene encoding claw keratin-like 6 has product MSCSSLCAPACGVATPAPLADSCNEPCVRQCPDSTVVIQPPATVVTFPGPILSSFPQNAVVGSAGVPAVGSGMGGTFGRGAGFGGYGGLGGYGGYGGLGGYGGYGGFYGLGGYGGYGSCGYGGWSRGHRYLSGNCGPC; this is encoded by the coding sequence AtgtcctgctccagcctgtgTGCCCCTGCATGTGGCGTGGCCACCCCGGCCCCGCTGGCTGacagctgcaacgagccctGCGTGCGCCAGTGCCCCGACTCCACTGTGGTGATCCAACCCCCGGCCACCGTGGTCACCTTCCCCGggcccatcctcagctccttcccacagaATGCTGTGGTTGGCTCAGCAGGCGTTCCCGCCGTCGGATCGGGCATGGGTGGCACCTTCGGACGCGGGGCCGGTTTTGGTGGCTATGGAGGCCTGGGAGGCTATGGAGGCTATGGAGGCCTGGGAGGCTATGGAGGCTATGGAGGCTTTTATGGCCTTGGCGGCTATGGAGGCTATGGCAGCTGTGGATACGGCGGCTGGAGCCGAGGCCACAGGTACCTCAGCGGCAACTGTGGGCCCTGCTAA
- the LOC107049026 gene encoding LOW QUALITY PROTEIN: claw keratin-like (The sequence of the model RefSeq protein was modified relative to this genomic sequence to represent the inferred CDS: deleted 1 base in 1 codon), whose amino-acid sequence MSCSSLCAPACGVATPTPLADSCNEPCVRQCPDSTVVIQPPATVVTFPGPILSSSPQYAAVGSAGVPAVGSGMGGTFGRGAGIGGYGGLGGYGGLYGLGGYGGYGGFGSCGYGGWRRGHRYLSGSCGPC is encoded by the exons AtgtcctgctccagcctgtgTGCCCCTGCATGTGGCGTGGCCACCCCAACCCCGCTGGCTGacagctgcaacgagccctGCGTGCGCCAGTGCCCCGACTCCACTGTGGTGATCCAACCCCCGGCCACCGTGGTCACCTTCCCCGggcccatcctcagctcctccCCGCAGTACGCTGCAGTTGGCTCAGCAGGCGTT CCCGCCGTCGGATCGGGCATGGGTGGCACCTTTGGACGCGGGGCCGGTATTGGTGGCTATGGAGGCCTGGGAGGCTATGGAGGCCTTTATGGCCTTGGTGGCTATGGGGGCTATGGAGGCTTTGGTAGCTGTGGATACGGTGGCTGGCGCCGAGGCCACAGGTACCTCAGCGGCAGCTGCGGGCCCTGCTAA
- the LOC430661 gene encoding claw keratin codes for MSCSSLCAPACGVATPTPLADSCNEPCVRQCPDSTVVIQPPATVVTFPGPILSSSPQYAAVGSAGVPTVGSGMGGTFGRSAGFGGYGGLGGYGGYGGLGGYGGYGGFGSCGYGGFGRGYRSLGGSCGPC; via the coding sequence AtgtcctgctccagcctgtgTGCCCCTGCATGTGGCGTGGCCACTCCAACCCCACTGGCTGacagctgcaacgagccctGCGTGCGCCAGTGTCCCGACTCCACTGTGGTGATCCAACCCCCGGCCACCGTGGTCACCTTCCCCGggcccatcctcagctcctccCCACAGTACGCTGCAGTTGGTTCAGCAGGAGTTCCCACTGTCGGATCGGGCATGGGTGGCACCTTTGGACGCAGTGCCGGTTTTGGTGGCTATGGAGGCCTGGGAGGCTATGGAGGCTATGGAGGCCTTGGTGGCTATGGGGGCTATGGAGGCTTTGGCAGCTGCGGATATGGTGGCTTTGGCCGAGGCTACAGATCCCTTGGGGGCAGCTGTGGGCCCTGctaa
- the LOC769139 gene encoding feather keratin 1-like, whose product MSCFDLCRPCGPTPLANSCNEPCVRQCQDSRVVIEPSPVVVTLPGPILSSFPQNTAVGSSASAAVGNILSAEGVPISGGFGISGLGGRFSGRRCLPY is encoded by the coding sequence ATGTCCTGCTTCGATCTGTGCCGTCCCTGTGGCCCGACCCCActggccaacagctgcaacgagccctGTGTGCGCCAGTGCCAGGACTCCCGGGTGGTGATTGAACCATCTCCTGTGGTGGTGACTCTGCCtggacccatcctcagctccttcccccagaacacTGCTGTGGGATcttcagcatctgctgctgttggcaaCATCCTGAGTGCTGAAGGTGTGCCCATCTCTGGTGGCTTTGGCATCTCTGGCCTGGGTGGCCGCTTCTCTGGCAGGAGGTGCCTGCCCTACTAA
- the LOC426218 gene encoding claw keratin-like 8 — protein sequence MSCSSLCAPACGVATPTPLADSCNEPCVRQCPDSTVVIQPPATVVTFPGPILSSFPQNAAVGSAGVPAVGSGMGGTFGRGAGFGGYGGLGGYGGFYGLGGYGGLGGYGGYGGFGSCGYGGFGRGYRSLLGSCGPC from the coding sequence AtgtcctgctccagcctgtgTGCCCCTGCATGTGGCGTGGCCACCCCAACCCCGCTGGCTGACAGCTGCAATGAGCCCTGCGTGCGTCAGTGCCCCGACTCCACTGTGGTGATCCAACCCCCGGCCACCGTGGTCACCTTCCCCGggcccatcctcagctccttcccacagaACGCTGCAGTTGGCTCAGCAGGAGTCCCCGCTGTCGGATCGGGCATGGGTGGCACCTTTGGACGCGGGGCTGGTTTTGGTGGCTATGGAGGCCTGGGAGGCTATGGAGGCTTTTATGGCCTTGGTGGCTATGGAGGCCTGGGAGGCTATGGGGGCTATGGAGGCTTTGGTAGCTGTGGATATGGTGGCTTTGGCCGAGGCTACAGGTCCCTTCTGGGCAGCTGCGGGCCTTGCTAA